From Pan paniscus chromosome 9, NHGRI_mPanPan1-v2.0_pri, whole genome shotgun sequence, the proteins below share one genomic window:
- the TIMM10B gene encoding mitochondrial import inner membrane translocase subunit Tim10 B — MEQQQQQQQQLRNLRDFLLVYNRMTELCFQRCVPSLHHRALDAEEEACLHSCAGKLIHSNHRLMAAYVQLMPALVQRRIADYEAASAVPGVAAEQPGVSPSGS, encoded by the exons atggagcagcagcagcagcagcaacagcaactgAGAAAC CTGCGTGACTTCCTGTTGGTCTACAATCGGATGACAGAACTCTGCTTCCAGCGCTGTGTGCCCAGCTTGCACCACCGAGCTCTGGACGCTGAGGAG GAGGCCTGTCTGCACAGCTGTGCTGGGAAGCTGATCCATTCCAACCACCGCCTCATGGCCGCTTACGTGCAGCTCATGCCTGCCCTGGTACAGCGCCGCATCGCAGACTACGAGGCTGCCTCGGCTGTGCCAGGCGTTGCTGCTGAACAGCCTGGGGTCTCTCCATCAGGCAGCTAG
- the ARFIP2 gene encoding arfaptin-2 isoform X2 encodes MTDGILGKAATMEIPIHGNGEARQLPEDDGLEQDLQQVMVSGPNLNETSIVSGGYGGSGDGLIPTGSGRHPSHSTTPSGPGDEVARGIAGEKFDIVKKWGINTYKCTKQLLSERFGRGSRTVDLELELQIELLRETKRKYESVLQLGRALTAHLYSLLQTQHALGDAFADLSQKSPELQEEFGYNAETQKLLCKNGETLLGAVNFFVSSINTLVTKTMEDTLMTVKQYEAARLEYDAYRTDLEELSLGPRDAGTRGRLESAQATFQAHRDKYEKLRGDVAIKLKFLEENKIKVMHKQLLLFHNAVSAYFAGNQKQLEQTLQQFNIKLRPPGAEKPSWLEEQ; translated from the exons ATGACGGACGGGATCCTAGGGAAGGCAGCCACAATGGAGATCCCTATCCACGGGAACGGCGAAGCCAGGCAGCTTCCTGAAGATGATGGGCTGGAGCAG GACCTCCAGCAGGTGATGGTGTCAGGACCCAACCTCAATGAAACCAGCATTGTGTCTGGTGGCTATGGGGGCTCTGGTGATGGACTCATCCCCACAG GGTCTGGCCGCCATCCATCTCACAGCACCACTCCTTCTGGCCCTGGAGATGAGGTGGCTCGGGGCATTGCTGGAGAAAAGTTTGACATCGTCAAGAAATGGGGCATCAACACCTATAAG TGCACAAAGCAACTGTTATCAGAACGATTTGGTCGAGGCTCACGGACTGTGGACCTGGAGCTAGAGCTGCAGATTGAGTTGCTGCGTGAGACGAAGCGCAAGTATGAGAGTGTCCTGCAGCTGGGCCGGGCACTGACAGCCCATCTCTACAGCCTGCTGCAGACCCAGCATGCACTGGGTGATGCCTTTGCTGACCTCAGCCAGAAGTCCCCAGAGCTTCAG GAGGAATTTGGCTACAATGCAGAGACACAGAAACTACTATGCAAGAATGGGGAAACGCTGCTAGGAGCCGTGAACTTCTTTGTCTCTAGCATCAACACATTGGTCACCAAGACCATGGAAGACACGCTCATGACTGTGAAACAGTATGAGGCTGCCAG GCTGGAATATGATGCCTACCGAACAGACTTAGAGGAGCTGAGTCTAGGCCCCCGGGATGCAGGGACACGTGGTCGACTTGAGAGTGCCCAGGCCACTTTCCAGGCCCATCGGGACAAGTATGAGAAGCTGCGGGGAGATGTGGCCATCAAGCTCAAGTTCCTGGAAGAAAACAAG ATCAAGGTGATGCACAAGCAGCTGCTGCTCTTCCACAATGCCGTGTCCGCCTACTTTGCTGGGAACCAGAAACAGCTGGAGCAGACCCTGCAGCAGTTCAACATCAAGCTGCGGCCTCCAGGAGCTGAGAAACCCTCCTGGCTAGAGGAGCAGTGA
- the ARFIP2 gene encoding arfaptin-2 isoform X1, whose amino-acid sequence MTDGILGKAATMEIPIHGNGEARQLPEDDGLEQDLQQVMVSGPNLNETSIVSGGYGGSGDGLIPTGSGRHPSHSTTPSGPGDEVARGIAGEKFDIVKKWGINTYKCTKQLLSERFGRGSRTVDLELELQIELLRETKRKYESVLQLGRALTAHLYSLLQTQHALGDAFADLSQKSPELQVPHPDQRGWGNWAWALPGSHSSSSLPPAAHRENPFRVGPALPPAALTCGGSLREEFGYNAETQKLLCKNGETLLGAVNFFVSSINTLVTKTMEDTLMTVKQYEAARLEYDAYRTDLEELSLGPRDAGTRGRLESAQATFQAHRDKYEKLRGDVAIKLKFLEENKIKVMHKQLLLFHNAVSAYFAGNQKQLEQTLQQFNIKLRPPGAEKPSWLEEQ is encoded by the exons ATGACGGACGGGATCCTAGGGAAGGCAGCCACAATGGAGATCCCTATCCACGGGAACGGCGAAGCCAGGCAGCTTCCTGAAGATGATGGGCTGGAGCAG GACCTCCAGCAGGTGATGGTGTCAGGACCCAACCTCAATGAAACCAGCATTGTGTCTGGTGGCTATGGGGGCTCTGGTGATGGACTCATCCCCACAG GGTCTGGCCGCCATCCATCTCACAGCACCACTCCTTCTGGCCCTGGAGATGAGGTGGCTCGGGGCATTGCTGGAGAAAAGTTTGACATCGTCAAGAAATGGGGCATCAACACCTATAAG TGCACAAAGCAACTGTTATCAGAACGATTTGGTCGAGGCTCACGGACTGTGGACCTGGAGCTAGAGCTGCAGATTGAGTTGCTGCGTGAGACGAAGCGCAAGTATGAGAGTGTCCTGCAGCTGGGCCGGGCACTGACAGCCCATCTCTACAGCCTGCTGCAGACCCAGCATGCACTGGGTGATGCCTTTGCTGACCTCAGCCAGAAGTCCCCAGAGCTTCAGGTGCCTCACCCAGACCAAAGAGGGTGGGGGAACTGGGCATGGGCCCTCCCAGGCAGTCATTcctcatcctccctccctcctgcagccCACAGGGAGAACCCCTTCAGGGTGGGCCCAGCCCTACCCCCAGCAGCACTCACCTGTGGAGGCAGCCTAAGG GAGGAATTTGGCTACAATGCAGAGACACAGAAACTACTATGCAAGAATGGGGAAACGCTGCTAGGAGCCGTGAACTTCTTTGTCTCTAGCATCAACACATTGGTCACCAAGACCATGGAAGACACGCTCATGACTGTGAAACAGTATGAGGCTGCCAG GCTGGAATATGATGCCTACCGAACAGACTTAGAGGAGCTGAGTCTAGGCCCCCGGGATGCAGGGACACGTGGTCGACTTGAGAGTGCCCAGGCCACTTTCCAGGCCCATCGGGACAAGTATGAGAAGCTGCGGGGAGATGTGGCCATCAAGCTCAAGTTCCTGGAAGAAAACAAG ATCAAGGTGATGCACAAGCAGCTGCTGCTCTTCCACAATGCCGTGTCCGCCTACTTTGCTGGGAACCAGAAACAGCTGGAGCAGACCCTGCAGCAGTTCAACATCAAGCTGCGGCCTCCAGGAGCTGAGAAACCCTCCTGGCTAGAGGAGCAGTGA
- the ARFIP2 gene encoding arfaptin-2 isoform X3 produces MKPALCLVAMGALVMDSSPQRCLVYLREAGVRELDPLGSGRHPSHSTTPSGPGDEVARGIAGEKFDIVKKWGINTYKCTKQLLSERFGRGSRTVDLELELQIELLRETKRKYESVLQLGRALTAHLYSLLQTQHALGDAFADLSQKSPELQEEFGYNAETQKLLCKNGETLLGAVNFFVSSINTLVTKTMEDTLMTVKQYEAARLEYDAYRTDLEELSLGPRDAGTRGRLESAQATFQAHRDKYEKLRGDVAIKLKFLEENKIKVMHKQLLLFHNAVSAYFAGNQKQLEQTLQQFNIKLRPPGAEKPSWLEEQ; encoded by the exons ATGAAACCAGCATTGTGTCTGGTGGCTATGGGGGCTCTGGTGATGGACTCATCCCCACAG AGGTGTCTGGTGTATCTGAGAGAGGCTGGTGTCAGAGAACTTGATCCTTTAGGGTCTGGCCGCCATCCATCTCACAGCACCACTCCTTCTGGCCCTGGAGATGAGGTGGCTCGGGGCATTGCTGGAGAAAAGTTTGACATCGTCAAGAAATGGGGCATCAACACCTATAAG TGCACAAAGCAACTGTTATCAGAACGATTTGGTCGAGGCTCACGGACTGTGGACCTGGAGCTAGAGCTGCAGATTGAGTTGCTGCGTGAGACGAAGCGCAAGTATGAGAGTGTCCTGCAGCTGGGCCGGGCACTGACAGCCCATCTCTACAGCCTGCTGCAGACCCAGCATGCACTGGGTGATGCCTTTGCTGACCTCAGCCAGAAGTCCCCAGAGCTTCAG GAGGAATTTGGCTACAATGCAGAGACACAGAAACTACTATGCAAGAATGGGGAAACGCTGCTAGGAGCCGTGAACTTCTTTGTCTCTAGCATCAACACATTGGTCACCAAGACCATGGAAGACACGCTCATGACTGTGAAACAGTATGAGGCTGCCAG GCTGGAATATGATGCCTACCGAACAGACTTAGAGGAGCTGAGTCTAGGCCCCCGGGATGCAGGGACACGTGGTCGACTTGAGAGTGCCCAGGCCACTTTCCAGGCCCATCGGGACAAGTATGAGAAGCTGCGGGGAGATGTGGCCATCAAGCTCAAGTTCCTGGAAGAAAACAAG ATCAAGGTGATGCACAAGCAGCTGCTGCTCTTCCACAATGCCGTGTCCGCCTACTTTGCTGGGAACCAGAAACAGCTGGAGCAGACCCTGCAGCAGTTCAACATCAAGCTGCGGCCTCCAGGAGCTGAGAAACCCTCCTGGCTAGAGGAGCAGTGA